The Dissulfurirhabdus thermomarina DNA window GCATGGAATTCCACGTGGGGGCCACCCTCGACCGGGTGCTCCGGGTCCTCAGGGAGCAGGTGAAGCGGGGTCTCTGCTTCGCCTGCACCGAGGCCCAGGAGTGCGAGCTCTGCGACCTCCAGGCCCTGGAGACCACCTACGCCTTCCTCGGGCGCCTGCCGGAGGTGGCCCGGATCCTGGCCACGGACGTCCAGGCGGCCTACGAGGGCGACCCGGCGGCCACCTCTCCGGCCGAGGCCATCTTCTGCTACCCCGGGGTGCTCGCCGTCATGAACTACCGCCTCGCCCACGAGCTCCACCGGCTGGGCATCCCCCTCATCCCCCGCATCATCACCGAGCACGCCCACAGCATCACGGGGATCGACATCCACCCGGGTGCACGGATCGGGGAGAGCTTCTTCATCGACCACGGCACGGGGGTGGTGATCGGCGAGACCTGCATCATCGGGAACCGGGTGCGGATCTACCAGGGGGTGACCCTCGGGGCCAAGAGCTTCCCGCTGGACGAGGAGGGACGCCCGGTGAAGGGCATCCCCCGCCATCCCATCGTGGAGGACGACGTCATCATCTACTCGGGCGCCACCATCCTCGGCCGGGTCACCATCGGCCGGGGTTCGGTCATCGGGGGCAACGTGTGGCTCACGGAGAGCGTGCCCCCGGGGACCCGGGTGGTCCAGGCCCCGCCGCCCCACCGGAAGCGGACGCCGGGGGAGGACTGACCTAGCCGCAGGCCCGGGGCGGGACGGCGGCCTCGTCGCCGTCCCGGTAGGGGGAGATGGCCCGGAGGCCGGCGATGATCCCCGGCAGCTCCCGCACCACGAGGTCCACCTCCTCCCGGGTGTTGAACCGGCCCAGGCTGAAGCGGATGGAGCCGTGGGCGTAGGTG harbors:
- the epsC gene encoding serine O-acetyltransferase EpsC, with product MPETFMKKAQFARKVASDLAAVVRRLCEASRGLHPQRTCMEHREPMPSRAVLVEMVEDLRSVLFPGYFGLAELDAESMEFHVGATLDRVLRVLREQVKRGLCFACTEAQECELCDLQALETTYAFLGRLPEVARILATDVQAAYEGDPAATSPAEAIFCYPGVLAVMNYRLAHELHRLGIPLIPRIITEHAHSITGIDIHPGARIGESFFIDHGTGVVIGETCIIGNRVRIYQGVTLGAKSFPLDEEGRPVKGIPRHPIVEDDVIIYSGATILGRVTIGRGSVIGGNVWLTESVPPGTRVVQAPPPHRKRTPGED